One stretch of Callospermophilus lateralis isolate mCalLat2 chromosome 11, mCalLat2.hap1, whole genome shotgun sequence DNA includes these proteins:
- the Lrrc46 gene encoding leucine-rich repeat-containing protein 46, which translates to MPGAKLAQSPEEKDVYITEALITERNLTYPEDEDLSEKMFHTLAELQIVRLDREGITTIKNLESLQNLHSLYLQANKIQRIENLACIPSLRFLSLAGNRIRHVENLLNLPYLQFLDLSENLIETLKPDELPQSLLILNLTGNSCTKQKCYREMVLEALPLLLDLDGQPVSERWASDEEDKASDGDDEFPELSGPFCSERGFLKELEQLSRHQERRQQEALTEHLLRMEIQPTLTELPLQHGVPEAGESSPSVTLEQGKESPPEAASSLQASSPTKKPCTLVPKAQPSSVQARKGAPAAAAPKASLVGSLSTTKTATKNTKK; encoded by the exons ATGCCTGGGG CTAAACTTGCCCAGAGTCCAGAGGAAAAGGATGTCTACATTACTGAGGCCCTTATTACTGAGCGGAACTTGACCTACCCTGAGGATGAAGATCTGTCAGAGAAGAT GTTTCATACCCTTGCTGAGCTGCAGATTGTCCGCCTGGACCGAGAGGGGATTACCACTATCAAGAACTTAGAGAGTCTCCAGAATCTTCACAGTCTTTATCTACAAGCG AATAAGATCCAGAGAATTGAGAACCTGGCTTGCATCCCCTCCTTGCG TTTCCTGTCTCTAGCAGGAAACAGAATCAGGCACGTGGAAAACCTCCTCAACCTCCCATACCTCCAGTTTCTGGACCTCTCTGAGAACCTGATAGAAACACTGAAGCCGG ATGAGCTCCCCCAGAGCCTCCTCATCCTCAATCTGACTGGCAACAGCTGCACCAAGCAGAAGTGCTACAG GGAGATGGTGCTAGAAGCCCTGCCACTGCTCCTGGACCTGGATGGGCAGCCTGTGTCAGAGCGCTGGGCCTCAGATGAGGAGGACAAAGCCTCTGATGGTGACGATGAATTCCCGGAGCTGAGTGGCCCATTCTGTTCAGAGCGAG GCTTCCTCAAGGAGCTGGAGCAGCTGAGCAGACACCAGGAGCGCAGGCAGCAGGAGGCCCTGACAGAGCACCTTCTGAGGATGGAGATCCAGCCCACCCTTACTGAGCTGCCCCTGCAGCACGGGGTGCCCGAGGCTGGGGAGAGCAGCCCTTCTGTCACTCTAGAGCAAGGAAAGGAGTCACCCCCTGAGGCTGCCTCTTCACTCCAAGCCTCATCTCCCACCAAGAAACCATGCACTCTGGTTCCCAAGGCTCAGCCAAGCTCTGTCCAGGCAAGGAAGGGGgccccagcagcagcagcccccaaAGCCTCTCTGGTTGGGTCCCTTAGCACAACCAAAACTGCAACCAAAAATACCAAGAAGTGA